The proteins below are encoded in one region of Garra rufa chromosome 12, GarRuf1.0, whole genome shotgun sequence:
- the mych gene encoding myelocytomatosis oncogene homolog — MLHSGSPPHEWFCDSEPLLFDDEFCLNLMKDLQSIPTPPQSPPMKPGLAKNLSTVDQLELVSELLMEDSDFLQLDWNFTGGSALAADSDPLSEDCLWHSDKPIEDKLSAVLSTSPLLSDIDTEIFAEIAGSTLDCHNVALACQALESEDLPLDSQEQIESTSDYGSLSTGGESSTSDSEEEIDVVTVRRSSTLTRSQHQLQLEDSRREQQRALKRCHFEIQQQHNYAAPRPASPPPPPSPVSAPPHKRSRGSGDSHRSAQSTGRSRSLASRQGADTEDEEERRRTHNVMERQRRNELKNCFLRLRDNVPELSNNDKASKVVILKRAKESIRNLETENQRLTQKRDKLRERQEQLKARLGQLKRL; from the exons ATGTTGCACTCTGGTTCTCCACCGCACGAGTGGTTTTGCGATTCCGAGCCGCTGCTGTTTGACGACGAGTTTTGCTTGAACCTCATGAAGGACTTGCAGTCCATCCCCACGCCGCCCCAATCCCCTCCGATGAAACCGGGGCTCGCGAAGAATTTATCCACGGTGGATCAGTTGGAGTTAGTGTCCGAACTTTTAATGGAGGACAGCGACTTTCTCCAGCTGGACTGGAACTTTACCGGCGGCAGCGCTTTAGCAGCAGATTCGGATCCGCTCTCGGAGGACTGCCTGTGGCACAGCGACAAACCGATCGAGGATAAACTCTCAGCGGTGCTCTCCACAAGTCCCTTGCTCTCCGATATTGACACTGAGATTTTTGCTGAAATCGCTGGCTCTACGTTGGACTGCCACAATGTGGCGCTCGCCTGTCAAGCTCTGGAGAGCGAGGACTTACCGCTGGACAGCCAGGAGCAGATCGAGTCCACGTCTGATTATGGCTCGCTGTCCACTGGAGGAGAATCATCCACAAGCGATTCTG aGGAGGAGATTGATGTTGTAACCGTCCGGCGGTCGAGCACGCTAACGCGCTCTCAACACCAGCTGCAGTTGGAGGACAGTCGGCGTGAGCAGCAGCGTGCTCTCAAGCGCTGTCACTTTGAAATCCAACAACAGCACAACTACGCCGCTCCGCGGCCCGCCTCTCCTCCGCCCCCACCCTCCCCGGTTTCCGCGCCCCCTCACAAACGCTCCCGAGGGTCTGGAGACTCCCACCGAAGCGCGCAGAGCACGGGACGCTCTCGCAGTCTGGCCTCCCGACAGGGGGCGGACACAGAGGACGAGGAAGAAAGACGGAGGACACACAACGTGATGGAGAGGCAAAGGCGAAACGAGTTAAAGAACTGCTTCCTCAGGCTACGGGACAACGTTCCTGAACTGTCCAATAACGACAAGGCGTCCAAAGTGGTGATTTTAAAGCGGGCGAAGGAAAGCATCAGAAATCTGGAAACAGAAAACCAGAGACTGACGCAGAAAAGAGATAAACTTCGAGAACGACAAGAACAGCTGAAAGCCAGACTGGGGCAGCTCAAGAGGTTGTGA